In Spirobacillus cienkowskii, a genomic segment contains:
- a CDS encoding radical SAM protein, whose translation MLTLNSQRSEIGFYFHIPFCSHICPYCDFIKTSNFSKKSVNSFFIELKSQLLYFINLIPNYHHKHVTVYFGGGTPGLFEASYYKDFIDILKQYFIIEECTLETNPYTNIKRKFDSYFQVGFDRITLGAQSICPNTLKFLGRRHTPQDVLKNIQWASHAGFKNIQVDLIYGLKKGTRTIAIEDEILTLANIGATGISAYALTIEPRTLFDKTDSANEEIAELEYYQILTACQKIGFNQLETSNFSKFEAKHNNIYWFGKPYIGIGTGAHGLLPATQQNPYGIRYKIGDPNAVTEPGNDKLIFSDESEKIKNFSIIFEPHRSKQEYLEEMFFTLLRTPNGIPTRWLEEQIDLKKFMNLLTSHPKIKRGLDEQKILLNKETIAIAPKEKIRGDAWATEFISLI comes from the coding sequence ATGCTAACTTTAAATTCGCAACGATCAGAAATTGGTTTTTATTTTCATATTCCTTTTTGCTCTCACATTTGTCCATATTGCGACTTTATTAAAACCTCTAATTTTTCAAAAAAATCGGTTAATTCTTTTTTTATAGAATTAAAATCTCAGTTACTATATTTTATTAATTTAATTCCTAATTATCATCACAAACACGTTACTGTTTATTTTGGCGGTGGAACCCCTGGATTATTTGAAGCTTCTTATTACAAAGATTTCATTGATATTTTAAAGCAATATTTTATTATAGAAGAGTGCACATTAGAAACCAATCCATATACTAATATTAAACGCAAATTTGATTCTTATTTTCAAGTTGGATTTGATCGCATTACTCTTGGCGCACAATCCATTTGCCCCAATACATTAAAGTTTTTAGGAAGACGCCATACTCCTCAAGATGTACTTAAAAATATTCAATGGGCTAGCCATGCCGGTTTTAAAAATATCCAAGTCGATTTAATTTATGGTTTAAAAAAAGGGACTAGAACCATTGCGATTGAAGATGAAATTCTCACGCTTGCCAATATAGGAGCAACAGGCATTTCTGCCTATGCTCTAACAATAGAACCTAGAACTCTTTTTGACAAAACTGATTCTGCTAATGAAGAAATTGCTGAATTAGAATACTATCAAATTTTAACAGCATGCCAAAAAATTGGATTTAACCAATTGGAAACAAGCAATTTTTCAAAGTTTGAAGCAAAACACAACAACATTTATTGGTTCGGAAAACCTTACATTGGAATTGGAACAGGAGCTCATGGCCTTCTTCCAGCCACTCAACAAAACCCATATGGTATTCGTTACAAGATTGGCGATCCCAATGCCGTAACAGAACCCGGAAACGACAAACTTATTTTTTCTGATGAATCAGAAAAAATTAAAAATTTTTCTATTATTTTTGAACCCCATCGTTCAAAACAAGAATATTTAGAAGAAATGTTTTTCACTTTATTACGAACCCCAAATGGAATTCCAACCCGTTGGCTAGAAGAGCAGATAGACTTAAAAAAATTTATGAATTTATTGACATCTCATCCTAAAATCAAACGCGGGCTTGATGAACAAAAAATTCTACTAAACAAAGAAACTATCGCTATTGCCCCAAAAGAAAAAATTAGAGGTGACGCATGGGCAACAGAATTTATCTCCTTGATTTAA
- the rlmM gene encoding 23S rRNA (cytidine(2498)-2'-O)-methyltransferase RlmM — MQLSILLYCRAGFEKECAAEIIEYAALLNIQGYVNAKENSAHVLFHFIDQTQVVSFWKNLHLEKLIFSRQILLTSPMCSSLPEKNRTNPILAYLEQYFLDLIKDNKYLEDLFVETFDTDEYKEILSFCKKFTSPMVSALKNKGYILRDINNSLYRLHLVFLDSRSCFIGLSLIGRSSKWYMGIPRLKFPENAPSRSTLKLEEAFLTFMSEADRATRLQPGMKAIDLGASPGGWTYQFVKRSIYVYAIDNGAMDKSLLNSGLVEHLQVDGFKFIPKKPVHWLVCDMVEKPFRIAQLIAERASCKIASEFIFNLKLPMKKKYDEVKKCIMYIEENLNSANIKFNIKCKQLYHDRDEVTVWLYIYGATS; from the coding sequence ATGCAGTTATCTATTTTATTATATTGTCGTGCGGGTTTTGAAAAAGAATGTGCGGCAGAAATTATTGAATATGCGGCATTGCTTAATATTCAAGGTTATGTAAATGCTAAAGAAAACTCAGCTCATGTGTTGTTTCATTTCATAGATCAAACGCAAGTAGTTTCATTTTGGAAAAATTTGCATCTCGAAAAACTTATTTTTTCGAGACAAATATTATTGACCTCTCCAATGTGCTCAAGTCTTCCAGAAAAAAATCGCACAAATCCTATATTAGCGTATCTTGAACAATATTTTTTAGATTTAATAAAAGATAACAAATACTTAGAAGATTTGTTTGTTGAAACGTTTGATACCGATGAGTATAAAGAAATTCTCAGTTTTTGTAAAAAATTTACAAGCCCAATGGTCTCTGCGCTTAAAAATAAGGGGTATATTTTACGAGATATAAATAATTCTCTTTATCGTTTGCATCTTGTTTTTTTAGATAGTCGATCTTGTTTTATTGGCTTAAGCCTGATTGGTCGCTCTTCAAAGTGGTATATGGGTATTCCTCGATTAAAATTTCCTGAAAATGCTCCCAGTCGATCTACATTAAAACTCGAAGAAGCTTTTTTAACATTTATGAGCGAGGCAGATCGCGCAACACGTTTACAACCAGGCATGAAAGCGATAGATTTAGGCGCAAGTCCTGGAGGTTGGACATACCAATTTGTTAAAAGAAGTATATATGTTTATGCAATTGATAATGGCGCAATGGATAAGTCTTTACTAAACTCTGGATTAGTAGAACACTTACAAGTAGATGGTTTTAAGTTTATTCCAAAAAAACCAGTTCATTGGTTAGTGTGTGATATGGTAGAAAAACCTTTTAGAATTGCCCAACTTATTGCAGAAAGAGCGAGTTGTAAAATTGCAAGCGAGTTTATTTTTAATTTAAAATTGCCCATGAAAAAAAAATATGATGAAGTTAAAAAGTGTATTATGTATATTGAAGAAAATTTAAATTCTGCAAACATTAAATTTAATATAAAATGCAAACAGTTGTATCATGATCGTGATGAAGTAACGGTATGGTTGTATATATATGGTGCGACTTCGTAA
- a CDS encoding ATP-binding cassette domain-containing protein codes for MNGQFAIEVKNLDKKIYKKNIIDKLSFTVEKGSVTGFLGPNGSGKTITLSMLTGLIVPDSGNIKIFDKVLDKNHKSCVHIGAIIELPEFYPSLSAEDNLYNLGILTPNIEKKYILQRVYEVLDVVGLKKNKDEKVKNFSLGMKQRLGIAQALLGDPDILILDEPTNGIDLIGLRDLKEIIKYYSKEKQKTFFISSHMVSELEDIFTDLVLIKNGKNLWQGKKNEVYEYNKSLENFFIEAIESDQYITKI; via the coding sequence ATGAATGGACAATTTGCAATTGAAGTTAAAAATTTAGATAAAAAAATTTATAAAAAAAATATAATAGATAAGCTTTCATTTACAGTTGAAAAAGGCTCAGTTACTGGATTTTTAGGTCCTAATGGTTCTGGAAAAACGATAACACTAAGTATGTTAACGGGTCTTATTGTTCCAGATAGTGGAAATATAAAAATTTTTGATAAGGTGTTGGATAAAAATCATAAATCTTGTGTACATATTGGTGCAATAATTGAATTACCAGAATTTTATCCTTCACTCAGTGCAGAAGACAATTTATATAATTTAGGAATTTTAACGCCAAATATTGAGAAAAAATATATATTACAGAGAGTTTATGAAGTACTAGATGTCGTAGGGCTAAAAAAAAATAAAGACGAAAAAGTAAAAAATTTTTCTTTAGGTATGAAACAACGATTGGGTATTGCACAAGCGCTTTTAGGTGACCCCGATATTTTAATACTTGATGAGCCTACAAATGGAATAGATCTTATTGGTTTAAGAGATTTAAAAGAAATTATTAAATATTATTCTAAAGAAAAACAAAAAACTTTTTTTATTTCTAGTCATATGGTCAGCGAACTCGAAGATATTTTTACAGACTTGGTTTTAATTAAAAATGGAAAAAATTTGTGGCAAGGCAAAAAAAATGAAGTTTATGAATACAATAAATCATTAGAGAATTTTTTTATAGAGGCTATTGAAAGTGATCAATATATTACTAAAATCTGA
- a CDS encoding ABC transporter permease, whose protein sequence is MINILLKSELQRFYFFNKKFLILFSLLLFTINFLIAYFYKIKYSMIEKILPTFPSFSSYPILFLSEIQAVFLNFMFIIFTANFFYKELDSGFLKFLFLRPISKIQFFITKLIIFYFFLIYVYFVFFISSYVSGFLLLENVEKITFFSSDIEIGYMQWFRNTVIFYILSLITMVPFSLCLIIINSYIKNSFYSIMLTLFFLFLNIIYPFIKNKILYNFGYRNKEDFKMFDYFSLTQFQLSGIVEFINGKNIFYMSIFSVLLLIAFFISSKLYIKMYNKL, encoded by the coding sequence GTGATCAATATATTACTAAAATCTGAGCTACAAAGATTTTACTTTTTTAACAAAAAATTTTTAATATTATTTTCTTTATTATTATTTACAATCAATTTTTTAATTGCATATTTTTATAAAATTAAATACTCAATGATTGAAAAAATTTTACCTACATTTCCTTCTTTTTCTAGTTATCCAATTCTTTTTTTGTCAGAAATTCAGGCTGTTTTTTTAAATTTTATGTTCATAATATTTACAGCAAATTTTTTTTATAAAGAGCTTGATAGTGGTTTTTTAAAATTTCTTTTTTTAAGACCAATTTCTAAGATTCAATTTTTTATAACAAAATTAATTATCTTTTATTTTTTTTTGATTTATGTATATTTTGTATTTTTCATAAGTAGTTATGTTTCTGGTTTTTTGTTGCTTGAAAATGTCGAAAAAATTACATTTTTTTCTTCTGATATTGAAATAGGATATATGCAGTGGTTCAGAAATACGGTTATATTCTACATTTTATCTTTAATTACTATGGTGCCATTTTCATTGTGTTTAATTATAATAAACTCTTACATTAAAAATTCTTTTTATTCTATTATGCTAACTTTATTCTTTTTATTTTTAAACATTATTTATCCTTTTATTAAAAATAAAATTTTATATAATTTTGGTTACAGAAATAAAGAAGATTTTAAAATGTTTGATTATTTTTCATTAACGCAATTTCAATTAAGTGGGATAGTTGAATTTATTAACGGAAAAAATATATTTTATATGTCGATATTTTCTGTTTTATTATTGATCGCATTTTTTATTTCTAGTAAATTGTATATAAAAATGTATAATAAATTATAA
- a CDS encoding GAF domain-containing sensor histidine kinase, with translation MLKASAENSEKLRLQALKEYNILDSPPELTHDEITKIAAYICNTPVSLISLIDTNRQWFKSKFGFGVSETPRNISFCNHAIYENDIFIIEDATKDERFNNNPLVISDPYIKFYAGAQLRTPKGITIGTLCVIDYKPNHLNETQIEILKSLSKHVINFFELRLKNARIIENERKLITHAKLNSLGEMASGIAHEINNPLAIISGKIELITFATKSSNNLNISNLQTDLIKISAAIERISKIIKGLQHFAKNSDEDKFEFTPLNNIISNVLDLIYQKFSNKNIHINLKINSDQIIYCRQSQISHVFMNLFLNSYDALENSKNKKKLIKIYSERKENTIKIYFIDNGNGIPKENVDRIMEPFFTTKEIGQGIGLGLSMCKGIIEEHNGNFYVDINHKETCFVIELPIIK, from the coding sequence ATGCTAAAAGCCTCAGCTGAAAACTCCGAAAAACTAAGACTTCAAGCTCTTAAAGAATACAATATTCTTGATAGTCCTCCAGAGCTCACCCATGATGAAATTACCAAAATTGCTGCCTATATTTGTAATACACCGGTTTCGCTTATTAGCTTAATCGATACTAATCGGCAATGGTTTAAATCAAAATTTGGTTTCGGTGTTTCTGAGACCCCTCGCAATATTTCTTTTTGTAACCATGCAATTTATGAAAATGATATATTTATTATTGAAGATGCAACAAAAGATGAACGTTTTAACAACAATCCGCTAGTAATCAGTGATCCTTACATTAAATTTTATGCTGGAGCTCAGCTTAGAACTCCAAAAGGAATCACTATAGGGACTCTTTGCGTTATTGATTACAAACCAAACCATTTAAATGAAACTCAAATTGAAATTTTAAAATCCTTATCTAAACATGTTATAAATTTTTTTGAACTTCGATTAAAAAATGCACGAATAATTGAAAATGAAAGAAAACTAATTACTCATGCTAAACTGAATTCTTTGGGTGAAATGGCCTCCGGAATAGCCCACGAAATTAATAATCCCTTAGCAATAATTTCTGGAAAAATAGAACTGATTACTTTTGCTACCAAAAGTTCAAATAATTTAAATATTAGTAACCTTCAAACAGATTTAATAAAAATTTCTGCAGCGATAGAAAGAATTTCAAAAATTATAAAAGGATTACAACATTTTGCTAAAAACTCAGACGAAGATAAATTTGAATTCACACCATTAAATAATATAATTTCAAATGTTCTTGATTTAATTTATCAAAAATTTTCAAATAAAAACATCCATATTAATCTAAAAATTAATTCTGATCAAATAATATACTGTAGACAAAGTCAAATTAGCCATGTATTTATGAATTTATTTTTAAATTCATACGATGCATTAGAAAATTCAAAAAATAAAAAGAAATTAATAAAAATATACTCAGAACGTAAGGAAAATACAATAAAAATATATTTTATTGATAATGGAAATGGAATACCTAAAGAAAATGTTGATAGAATTATGGAACCATTTTTTACTACAAAAGAAATAGGTCAAGGAATTGGATTAGGTTTAAGTATGTGCAAAGGAATCATAGAAGAACATAACGGAAATTTTTATGTTGATATCAATCACAAAGAGACTTGCTTTGTGATTGAATTGCCAATTATTAAATGA
- a CDS encoding threonine aldolase family protein: MQDSKIIQFASDNYVGTHPEIIKKIVESMTSIELPYGQDSYSQQASKDLQKSFQTDCKSFFVGTGTAANVLALKTILKSHHAVVCTDIAHINGAECGALENMTGAKIFQAKHQQGKLTISAIENILNAKNDFHHNTPKAVSITQPTELGTVYTLQEIKEICDYAHSKNLFVHMDGARLANAAATLNVNLKEMVTDTGVDILSFGATKNGGSLAEAVVIFNKKLAEDFIHIQKQGMQLFSKSRIIPAQFIAYLKDHLWFNNAKHANKVAKEIAESLQNLKFIKTLMPVETNQIFIELPTSLKDHLLSKYYLYISSEDQVTQTTTFRIVTSYNTSPEDAQKLMSYLKSLDYDYELTLKV; the protein is encoded by the coding sequence ATGCAAGACTCTAAAATTATTCAATTCGCTAGCGATAATTACGTTGGCACTCATCCTGAAATTATAAAAAAAATTGTAGAATCAATGACTTCCATAGAGCTTCCATATGGGCAAGATTCTTATTCACAACAGGCATCCAAAGATCTGCAAAAATCATTTCAAACTGATTGCAAATCTTTTTTTGTTGGAACAGGAACTGCTGCCAATGTTCTTGCCTTAAAAACCATCTTAAAAAGCCATCATGCAGTTGTATGCACAGATATTGCACATATTAATGGAGCAGAATGTGGTGCTTTAGAAAATATGACTGGAGCAAAAATTTTTCAGGCAAAGCATCAACAAGGCAAACTGACAATCAGCGCAATAGAAAACATCTTAAATGCTAAAAATGATTTTCACCATAACACTCCAAAAGCTGTTTCAATCACTCAACCTACAGAGCTTGGCACAGTTTATACACTCCAAGAAATTAAAGAAATTTGTGACTATGCACACTCAAAAAATCTATTTGTTCATATGGATGGAGCGCGACTTGCGAATGCAGCAGCTACTTTAAATGTTAATTTAAAAGAAATGGTAACAGATACTGGTGTTGACATTCTTTCTTTTGGTGCAACAAAGAATGGAGGAAGCCTTGCAGAGGCTGTGGTTATTTTTAATAAAAAACTAGCAGAAGACTTTATCCATATTCAAAAACAAGGCATGCAGTTGTTTTCAAAATCTCGTATTATACCTGCACAATTTATTGCATATCTTAAAGATCATTTATGGTTCAATAATGCTAAACATGCAAATAAGGTAGCTAAAGAAATTGCAGAAAGTTTACAAAACTTAAAATTTATTAAAACTTTAATGCCTGTTGAAACAAACCAAATTTTTATAGAACTTCCAACATCTTTAAAAGATCACCTATTATCAAAATATTACTTGTACATTTCGTCAGAAGATCAAGTGACACAAACTACGACATTTAGAATAGTGACCTCTTACAACACTTCCCCCGAAGATGCACAAAAGTTAATGTCTTATTTAAAATCTTTAGACTATGATTATGAACTCACTTTAAAAGTTTAA
- a CDS encoding transporter substrate-binding domain-containing protein: MYFFNVKLTIIIFMLLSQISWAIPKNVNSLESIKKLGVLTVCSQAGFIPFEYKNNKGEWQGFDVDLMKAFSKYLGVKLQMIDTKMEGLIPSLQTGKCDFIASGLTITEERKNAVLFSKPVHFATISAALLDNPENRKKYKIFSDIDKEGIKIASHTGSAATLFLKDYLKNANHLQFDTLSDQVSALIQKKVETFVDDDIFIREVSKEMKTKFYTIISNNQGYIAMAARKEDDHLINKFNKFLDHFEKSDEYKLLKEFYFK; encoded by the coding sequence ATGTATTTTTTTAATGTTAAATTAACTATTATTATATTTATGCTTTTAAGTCAAATATCTTGGGCTATCCCTAAAAACGTGAACAGCTTAGAGAGTATTAAAAAGCTAGGAGTATTAACCGTTTGTTCCCAAGCAGGGTTTATTCCTTTTGAATATAAAAATAATAAAGGAGAGTGGCAAGGTTTTGATGTTGACTTAATGAAAGCTTTTAGCAAATATTTAGGAGTTAAGTTACAAATGATTGACACAAAAATGGAAGGTTTAATTCCTTCATTACAAACCGGAAAATGTGATTTTATTGCGTCTGGATTAACAATTACCGAAGAGCGAAAAAATGCGGTATTATTTTCTAAACCAGTTCATTTTGCTACTATTTCCGCGGCATTATTAGACAATCCAGAAAATAGAAAAAAGTATAAAATTTTTTCTGATATTGATAAAGAAGGGATTAAAATTGCTTCACACACTGGTTCTGCTGCAACACTTTTTTTAAAAGATTATCTTAAGAATGCAAACCATTTGCAATTTGATACGTTAAGCGATCAGGTTAGCGCGTTAATTCAAAAAAAGGTAGAAACATTTGTCGATGACGATATTTTTATTCGTGAGGTTTCTAAAGAAATGAAAACTAAATTTTATACAATTATTTCTAATAATCAAGGCTATATTGCGATGGCGGCAAGAAAAGAAGATGATCATCTTATTAATAAATTTAACAAATTTCTTGATCATTTTGAAAAAAGTGATGAATATAAGTTGTTAAAAGAGTTTTATTTTAAATAG
- a CDS encoding leucine-rich repeat domain-containing protein, with translation MKYNSLLDYLGETRLSVEHEFSVKNLFRIARSKIPIEAEKILLSLKKLDLSAFPESKKFLMDAFFLQFFSQLEELNLNYQIISNYDDLKCLKNLRILSIKGHNLKKLGEISNFLCLHELHLDENNFSDVSELNSLKNLKILTLKKNKIRKICELSQLVNIEELDISDNDISDIMPLKNLQSLKKLSANKNILDNLEPLAKSRSLSTLLLAENQISEIDFIQNLNNLTKLDLRNNRIRNVRVLKDLRNLFELGLSGNPLYDDDYDLFPRSLKID, from the coding sequence ATGAAATATAATAGTTTGCTAGATTATCTTGGTGAAACACGGTTATCAGTAGAGCATGAATTTAGTGTAAAAAATTTGTTTCGTATTGCTAGGTCTAAAATTCCAATTGAAGCAGAAAAAATTCTGCTTTCATTAAAAAAATTAGATTTGAGCGCCTTTCCGGAAAGTAAAAAATTTTTGATGGATGCATTTTTTTTGCAGTTTTTTTCTCAATTAGAAGAATTAAATTTAAATTATCAGATTATTTCTAACTATGATGATTTAAAGTGTTTAAAAAATTTAAGAATTTTATCAATAAAAGGTCATAATTTAAAAAAATTAGGAGAGATTAGTAATTTTTTGTGCTTGCATGAATTACATTTAGACGAAAATAATTTTTCTGATGTGAGCGAACTTAATTCTTTAAAAAACTTAAAAATATTAACTCTTAAAAAAAATAAAATTAGAAAAATATGTGAATTATCGCAACTTGTAAATATAGAAGAACTCGATATTTCTGATAATGATATTTCAGATATAATGCCTTTGAAAAATTTACAGTCTCTTAAAAAATTGAGCGCAAATAAAAATATTTTAGATAATTTAGAGCCACTTGCTAAGTCTAGGAGTTTGAGTACACTATTACTAGCAGAAAATCAAATAAGTGAAATTGATTTTATTCAAAATTTAAATAATTTAACTAAACTAGATTTAAGGAACAATAGAATTCGTAACGTTAGGGTACTTAAAGATCTAAGAAATTTATTTGAATTAGGTCTTTCTGGGAATCCTTTGTATGATGATGATTACGATTTGTTTCCGAGATCGTTAAAAATTGATTAA
- a CDS encoding multidrug effflux MFS transporter, translated as MDNKSSNHKIIFIVVLFLVPISQSAIDIYSPSLPEISRSLATKDSYVQLTVSLYLLSLGLGQYFYGILADSIGRKKSLLFGLLLFTVSSFFCYFANHIFILIISRFFQGLGAASIAVLSKTISVDLYKGHDLVKASAWIGLIWGVAPIVAPVVGGYLDHFAGWRAPFFALCVYGIISCFLTAFFVTETYPNYKKVNIKNFFVTSLEVTKNKDFLGSTLIVATTNLGLFIFTLMAPFLIQNVFSKSQVFFGYMALFVGVIYILGAFLTRFAIKFFEGEKIIRFVSKILLLLGVLMVIAAYIYPNSIFILMFTSSVFAFASGFLYPFLVARMFAPFQNMAGIVSATYGIISYVFSGIISILLSGMKIESLMQVAIAYCFVGLITYLAMAKMFASKFKKSNQTTH; from the coding sequence ATGGACAATAAATCATCTAATCATAAAATTATTTTTATTGTTGTTTTATTTCTTGTTCCTATATCACAAAGTGCAATAGATATTTATTCTCCTTCGTTGCCAGAGATTTCACGATCACTTGCAACAAAAGATAGTTATGTTCAACTAACTGTTTCATTGTATTTACTTTCACTTGGTCTTGGTCAATATTTCTATGGAATTTTAGCAGATTCAATTGGAAGAAAAAAATCTTTATTATTTGGCTTGTTACTTTTTACTGTATCAAGTTTTTTTTGTTATTTTGCAAACCATATATTTATTTTGATTATTTCGCGTTTTTTTCAGGGATTAGGCGCAGCATCAATTGCGGTGTTATCAAAAACAATCTCTGTTGATTTATATAAAGGTCACGATCTTGTTAAGGCAAGCGCTTGGATTGGATTAATTTGGGGTGTTGCTCCAATAGTGGCTCCAGTTGTCGGTGGGTATCTTGATCATTTTGCAGGTTGGAGAGCTCCTTTTTTTGCATTATGTGTATATGGGATTATTTCTTGTTTTTTAACCGCTTTTTTTGTTACAGAAACCTATCCAAATTATAAAAAAGTTAATATTAAAAATTTTTTTGTTACTTCTTTGGAAGTTACAAAAAATAAAGATTTTCTTGGTAGTACATTGATTGTGGCAACAACAAATTTAGGATTATTTATTTTTACATTAATGGCGCCATTTTTAATTCAAAATGTTTTTTCTAAAAGCCAAGTTTTTTTTGGTTATATGGCTCTATTTGTTGGTGTTATATATATTTTGGGTGCCTTTTTAACACGTTTTGCAATTAAATTTTTTGAAGGAGAAAAAATTATTCGCTTTGTGAGCAAGATATTGTTGTTACTTGGCGTTTTAATGGTTATCGCTGCTTATATTTATCCAAATTCAATATTTATTTTAATGTTTACGTCTTCTGTTTTTGCCTTTGCTTCGGGTTTTTTATATCCATTTCTTGTTGCAAGGATGTTTGCCCCTTTTCAAAATATGGCAGGTATTGTCAGTGCAACTTATGGAATTATTTCTTATGTATTTTCTGGAATTATTTCTATTTTATTAAGTGGAATGAAAATAGAATCTTTAATGCAGGTTGCCATTGCATACTGTTTTGTAGGGTTGATAACGTATTTGGCAATGGCAAAAATGTTTGCATCAAAATTTAAAAAATCAAACCAAACAACCCACTAA
- the miaB gene encoding tRNA (N6-isopentenyl adenosine(37)-C2)-methylthiotransferase MiaB: MFGINKSMIMSSTPVSSPQELFAKYMPKPQVEYPNVDAKNSVYLKKVYIQTWGCQMNVADSERMLGLLGRLNYRPTEDPNEADFILLNTCHIREKARHKVVSRLGELKPLKETNPNLIIAVSGCVAQAESQSLAKEVPYLDLIFGSDQIEDLPQLLEKVIEKSEQDRNSMEQFTTQKHVPFVSTQFDNKEQQYSIPIDVVPPYYDENKSEVTRFVNIIKGCNNFCTFCVVPYTRGREKSRSEPEIIQEINYLVDKGVKEIILLGQNVNSYGLDLIGAQDVHSSQGKLPFADLLYTVSNISEVERIRFTTSNPHDFTPQLAKAFADLPKVTNSFHLAVQSGSDRILDRMNRQYTRAEYFERVKWIRDVRPDIAFSTDIIVGFPGETDQDFEDTLSLVQEMQYAFIYAFKYSIRKGTPATRFKDQVPEDVKDKRLQVLLELQRKETERQNFQEISKIREVLILYKNRKEENSWYGRTNEGRLVKVHSPRNIIGMILPVKIIDANLTALVGCLV, from the coding sequence ATGTTCGGTATAAATAAATCAATGATTATGAGTTCAACCCCAGTTAGTTCTCCTCAAGAGCTTTTTGCAAAATATATGCCCAAACCTCAAGTTGAATATCCAAACGTGGACGCTAAAAATTCTGTTTACTTAAAAAAGGTTTATATTCAAACTTGGGGCTGCCAAATGAATGTGGCCGATTCCGAACGAATGCTTGGATTGCTTGGCAGACTCAATTACCGTCCCACAGAAGATCCAAATGAAGCCGATTTTATTCTTTTAAATACCTGCCATATTCGAGAAAAAGCACGTCATAAAGTCGTGAGTCGCCTCGGCGAATTAAAGCCGTTAAAGGAGACAAACCCAAACCTCATTATTGCCGTTTCGGGGTGCGTTGCTCAAGCAGAATCTCAATCACTCGCTAAAGAGGTTCCATACCTTGACTTGATTTTTGGTTCCGATCAAATTGAAGATCTCCCTCAATTATTAGAAAAAGTTATTGAAAAATCGGAACAAGATCGTAACTCTATGGAACAGTTTACCACTCAAAAGCATGTTCCTTTTGTTTCAACACAATTTGATAATAAAGAACAACAATACTCTATTCCAATTGATGTTGTCCCTCCATATTATGACGAAAATAAAAGCGAAGTCACTCGTTTCGTTAATATTATTAAAGGTTGTAACAATTTTTGTACATTTTGTGTTGTTCCTTATACCCGAGGCCGCGAAAAAAGCCGCTCTGAACCAGAAATTATTCAAGAAATTAATTATCTCGTTGATAAGGGCGTTAAAGAAATTATATTACTAGGACAAAACGTAAACTCCTACGGACTCGACTTAATAGGAGCCCAAGATGTCCATTCATCCCAAGGCAAATTGCCATTTGCCGATCTTTTATACACGGTTAGCAACATTTCTGAAGTAGAACGCATTCGATTTACAACATCAAATCCTCATGACTTTACACCACAACTTGCAAAAGCATTTGCAGATTTACCTAAAGTTACAAATTCTTTTCATCTTGCAGTTCAATCAGGAAGCGATCGCATACTTGATAGGATGAACAGACAATATACACGTGCCGAATATTTTGAACGGGTTAAATGGATACGCGATGTCCGTCCTGATATTGCATTTAGTACAGATATTATTGTCGGTTTTCCTGGCGAAACCGATCAAGATTTTGAAGACACGCTTTCTCTTGTTCAAGAAATGCAATATGCATTTATTTATGCATTTAAATATTCTATTAGAAAAGGCACTCCAGCTACACGTTTTAAAGATCAAGTTCCAGAAGATGTTAAAGACAAACGTCTCCAGGTTTTACTAGAACTTCAAAGAAAAGAAACAGAAAGACAAAACTTTCAAGAAATATCTAAAATTCGTGAAGTTCTCATATTGTATAAAAATAGAAAAGAAGAAAATTCTTGGTATGGCAGAACAAACGAAGGAAGATTAGTAAAAGTTCATTCTCCTCGAAATATTATTGGAATGATTCTTCCAGTAAAAATAATTGATGCAAATTTAACAGCTTTAGTGGGTTGTTTGGTTTGA